One Saimiri boliviensis isolate mSaiBol1 chromosome 17, mSaiBol1.pri, whole genome shotgun sequence genomic window carries:
- the DLG4 gene encoding disks large homolog 4 isoform X12, which produces MEDEATTLANSPPVIVNTDTLEAPGYVNGTEGEMEYEEITLERGNSGLGFSIAGGTDNPHIGDDPSIFITKIIPGGAAAQDGRLRVNDSILFVNEVDVREVTHSAAVEALKEAGSIVRLYVMRRKPPAEKVMEIKLIKGPKGLGFSIAGGVGNQHIPGDNSIYVTKIIEGGAAHKDGRLQIGDKILAVNSVGLEDVMHEDAVAALKNTYDVVYLKVAKPSNAYLSDSYAPPDITTSYSQHLDNEISHSSYLGTDYPTAMTPTSPRRYSPVAKDLLGEEDIPREPRRIVIHRGSTGLGFNIVGGEDGEGIFISFILAGGPADLSGELRKGDQILSVNGVDLRNASHEQAAIALKNAGQTVTIIAQYKPEEYSRFEAKIHDLREQLMNSSLGSGTASLRSNPKRGFYIRALFDYDKTKDCGFLSQALSFRFGDVLHVIDASDEEWWQARRVHSDSETDDIGFIPSKRRVERREWSRLKAKDWGSSSGSQGREDSVLSYETVTQMEVHYARPIIILGPTKDRANDDLLSEFPDKFGSCVPHTTRPKREYEIDGRDYHFVSSREKMEKDIQAHKFIEAGQYNSHLYGTSVQSVREVAEQGKHCILDVSANAVRRLQAAHLHPIAIFIRPRSLENVLEINKRITEEQARKAFDRATKLEQEFTECFSAIVEGDSFEEIYHKVKRVIEDLSGPYIWVPARERL; this is translated from the exons ATGGAGGATGAGGCCACAACCTTG GCCAATTCTCCCCCTGTGATTGTCAACACAGATACCCTAGAAGCCCCAGGATAT GTGAACGGGACCGAGGGGGAGATGGAATACGAGGAGATCACATTGGAAAGG GGTAACTCAGGTCTGGGCTTCAGCATCGCAGGTGGCACTGACAACCCACACATCGGTGACGATCCGTCCATTTTCATCACCAAGATCATTCCTGGTGGGGCTGCGGCCCAGGATGGCCGCCTCAG GGTCAACGACAGCATCCTGTTTGTAAATGAAGTGGACGTGCGTGAGGTGACCCACTCAGCAGCAGTGGAGGCCCTCAAAGAGGCAGGCTCCATCGTTCGCCTCTATGTCATGCGCCGGAAGCCCCCAGCTGAGAAGGTCATGGAGATCAAGCTCATCAAGGGGCCCAAAG GTCTTGGCTTCAGCATCGCAGGGGGCGTAGGGAACCAGCACATCCCAGGAGATAATAGCATCTATGTAACAAAGATCATCGAAGGGGGTGCTGCCCACAAGGATGGGAGGTTGCAGATCGGAGACAAGATCCTGGCG GTCAACAGTGTGGGGTTGGAGGACGTCATGCATGAAGATGCTGTGGCAGCCCTGAAGAACACGTATGATGTTGTCTACCTAAAGGTGGCCAAGCCCAGCAATGCCTACCTGAGTGACAGCTATGCTCCCCCAGACATCACAACCT CTTATTCCCAGCACCTGGACAATGAGATCAGTCACAGCAGCTACCTGGGCACCGACTACCCCACAGCCATGACCCCCACTTCCCCTCGGCGCTACTCCCCAGTGGCCAAAGACTTGCTCGGGGAGGAGGACATTCCCCGAGAACCGAGGCGAATCGTGATCCACCGGGGCTCCACGGGCCTAGGCTTCAATATCGTGGGTGGCGAGGACGGCGAAGGCATCTTCATCTCCTTTATTCTGGCCGGGGGCCCTGCAGACCTCAGTGGGGAGCTGCGGAAGGGGGACCAGATCCTGTCG GTCAATGGTGTTGACCTCCGAAACGCCAGCCATGAGCAGGCCGCAATTGCCCTGAAGAATGCGGGTCAGACGGTCACGATCATCGCTCAGTATAAACCAGAAG AGTACAGCCGATTTGAGGCCAAGATCCACGACCTTCGGGAGCAGCTCATGAACAGCAGCCTGGGCTCAGGGACGGCCTCCCTGCGGAGCAACCCCAAGAGGGGTTTCTACATCAG GGCCCTGTTTGATTACGACAAGACCAAGGACTGCGGCTTCCTCAGCCAGGCCCTGAGCTTCCGCTTTGGGGACGTGCTGCATGTCATCGATGCTAGCGATgaggagtggtggcaggcgcgGCGGGTCCACTCTGACAGTGAGACCGATGACATTGGCTTCATCCCCAGCAAACGGCG GGTTGAGCGACGAGAGTGGTCAAGGTtaaaggccaag GACTGGGGCTCCAGCTCTGGATCACAGG GTCGAGAAGACTCGGTTCTGAGCTACGAGACAGTGACGCAGATGGAAG TGCACTATGCTCGCCCCATCATCATCCTTGGGCCCACCAAGGACCGCGCCAATGATGATCTTCTCTCTGAGTTCCCCGACAAGTTTGGATCCTGTGTTCCCC ATACGACACGGCCCAAGCGGGAGTATGAGATAGATGGCCGGGATTACCACTTTGTGTCGTCCCGGGAGAAAATGGAGAAGGACATTCAGGCACACAAGTTCATTGAGGCCGGCCAGTACAACAGCCACCTCTATGGGACCAGCGTCCAGTCCGTGCGAGAGGTGGCAGAGCAG GGGAAGCACTGCATCCTCGATGTCTCGGCCAATGCCGTGCGGCGGCTGCAGGCGGCCCACCTGCACCCCATCGCCATCTTCATCCGCCCCCGCTCCCTGGAGAATGTGCT AGAGATTAATAAGCGGATCACAGAGGAGCAAGCCCGTAAAGCCTTCGACAGAGCCACCAAGCTGGAGCAGGAGTTCACAGAGTGCTTCTCAG CCATCGTGGAGGGTGACAGCTTTGAGGAGATCTACCACAAGGTGAAGCGCGTCATCGAGGACCTCTCAGGCCCCTACATCTGGGTTCCAGCCCGAGAGAGACTCTGA
- the DLG4 gene encoding disks large homolog 4 isoform X10 has product MEDEATTLANSPPVIVNTDTLEAPGYELQVNGTEGEMEYEEITLERGNSGLGFSIAGGTDNPHIGDDPSIFITKIIPGGAAAQDGRLRVNDSILFVNEVDVREVTHSAAVEALKEAGSIVRLYVMRRKPPAEKVMEIKLIKGPKGLGFSIAGGVGNQHIPGDNSIYVTKIIEGGAAHKDGRLQIGDKILAVNSVGLEDVMHEDAVAALKNTYDVVYLKVAKPSNAYLSDSYAPPDITTSYSQHLDNEISHSSYLGTDYPTAMTPTSPRRYSPVAKDLLGEEDIPREPRRIVIHRGSTGLGFNIVGGEDGEGIFISFILAGGPADLSGELRKGDQILSVNGVDLRNASHEQAAIALKNAGQTVTIIAQYKPEEYSRFEAKIHDLREQLMNSSLGSGTASLRSNPKRGFYIRALFDYDKTKDCGFLSQALSFRFGDVLHVIDASDEEWWQARRVHSDSETDDIGFIPSKRRVERREWSRLKAKDWGSSSGSQGREDSVLSYETVTQMEVHYARPIIILGPTKDRANDDLLSEFPDKFGSCVPHTTRPKREYEIDGRDYHFVSSREKMEKDIQAHKFIEAGQYNSHLYGTSVQSVREVAEQGKHCILDVSANAVRRLQAAHLHPIAIFIRPRSLENVLEINKRITEEQARKAFDRATKLEQEFTECFSAIVEGDSFEEIYHKVKRVIEDLSGPYIWVPARERL; this is encoded by the exons ATGGAGGATGAGGCCACAACCTTG GCCAATTCTCCCCCTGTGATTGTCAACACAGATACCCTAGAAGCCCCAGGATATG AGTTGCAGGTGAACGGGACCGAGGGGGAGATGGAATACGAGGAGATCACATTGGAAAGG GGTAACTCAGGTCTGGGCTTCAGCATCGCAGGTGGCACTGACAACCCACACATCGGTGACGATCCGTCCATTTTCATCACCAAGATCATTCCTGGTGGGGCTGCGGCCCAGGATGGCCGCCTCAG GGTCAACGACAGCATCCTGTTTGTAAATGAAGTGGACGTGCGTGAGGTGACCCACTCAGCAGCAGTGGAGGCCCTCAAAGAGGCAGGCTCCATCGTTCGCCTCTATGTCATGCGCCGGAAGCCCCCAGCTGAGAAGGTCATGGAGATCAAGCTCATCAAGGGGCCCAAAG GTCTTGGCTTCAGCATCGCAGGGGGCGTAGGGAACCAGCACATCCCAGGAGATAATAGCATCTATGTAACAAAGATCATCGAAGGGGGTGCTGCCCACAAGGATGGGAGGTTGCAGATCGGAGACAAGATCCTGGCG GTCAACAGTGTGGGGTTGGAGGACGTCATGCATGAAGATGCTGTGGCAGCCCTGAAGAACACGTATGATGTTGTCTACCTAAAGGTGGCCAAGCCCAGCAATGCCTACCTGAGTGACAGCTATGCTCCCCCAGACATCACAACCT CTTATTCCCAGCACCTGGACAATGAGATCAGTCACAGCAGCTACCTGGGCACCGACTACCCCACAGCCATGACCCCCACTTCCCCTCGGCGCTACTCCCCAGTGGCCAAAGACTTGCTCGGGGAGGAGGACATTCCCCGAGAACCGAGGCGAATCGTGATCCACCGGGGCTCCACGGGCCTAGGCTTCAATATCGTGGGTGGCGAGGACGGCGAAGGCATCTTCATCTCCTTTATTCTGGCCGGGGGCCCTGCAGACCTCAGTGGGGAGCTGCGGAAGGGGGACCAGATCCTGTCG GTCAATGGTGTTGACCTCCGAAACGCCAGCCATGAGCAGGCCGCAATTGCCCTGAAGAATGCGGGTCAGACGGTCACGATCATCGCTCAGTATAAACCAGAAG AGTACAGCCGATTTGAGGCCAAGATCCACGACCTTCGGGAGCAGCTCATGAACAGCAGCCTGGGCTCAGGGACGGCCTCCCTGCGGAGCAACCCCAAGAGGGGTTTCTACATCAG GGCCCTGTTTGATTACGACAAGACCAAGGACTGCGGCTTCCTCAGCCAGGCCCTGAGCTTCCGCTTTGGGGACGTGCTGCATGTCATCGATGCTAGCGATgaggagtggtggcaggcgcgGCGGGTCCACTCTGACAGTGAGACCGATGACATTGGCTTCATCCCCAGCAAACGGCG GGTTGAGCGACGAGAGTGGTCAAGGTtaaaggccaag GACTGGGGCTCCAGCTCTGGATCACAGG GTCGAGAAGACTCGGTTCTGAGCTACGAGACAGTGACGCAGATGGAAG TGCACTATGCTCGCCCCATCATCATCCTTGGGCCCACCAAGGACCGCGCCAATGATGATCTTCTCTCTGAGTTCCCCGACAAGTTTGGATCCTGTGTTCCCC ATACGACACGGCCCAAGCGGGAGTATGAGATAGATGGCCGGGATTACCACTTTGTGTCGTCCCGGGAGAAAATGGAGAAGGACATTCAGGCACACAAGTTCATTGAGGCCGGCCAGTACAACAGCCACCTCTATGGGACCAGCGTCCAGTCCGTGCGAGAGGTGGCAGAGCAG GGGAAGCACTGCATCCTCGATGTCTCGGCCAATGCCGTGCGGCGGCTGCAGGCGGCCCACCTGCACCCCATCGCCATCTTCATCCGCCCCCGCTCCCTGGAGAATGTGCT AGAGATTAATAAGCGGATCACAGAGGAGCAAGCCCGTAAAGCCTTCGACAGAGCCACCAAGCTGGAGCAGGAGTTCACAGAGTGCTTCTCAG CCATCGTGGAGGGTGACAGCTTTGAGGAGATCTACCACAAGGTGAAGCGCGTCATCGAGGACCTCTCAGGCCCCTACATCTGGGTTCCAGCCCGAGAGAGACTCTGA
- the DLG4 gene encoding disks large homolog 4 isoform X3 has product MSQRPRAPRSALWLLAPPLLRWAPPLLTVLHSDLFQALLDILDYYEASLSESQKYRYQDEDTPPLEHSPAHLPNQANSPPVIVNTDTLEAPGYELQVNGTEGEMEYEEITLERGNSGLGFSIAGGTDNPHIGDDPSIFITKIIPGGAAAQDGRLRVNDSILFVNEVDVREVTHSAAVEALKEAGSIVRLYVMRRKPPAEKVMEIKLIKGPKGLGFSIAGGVGNQHIPGDNSIYVTKIIEGGAAHKDGRLQIGDKILAVNSVGLEDVMHEDAVAALKNTYDVVYLKVAKPSNAYLSDSYAPPDITTSYSQHLDNEISHSSYLGTDYPTAMTPTSPRRYSPVAKDLLGEEDIPREPRRIVIHRGSTGLGFNIVGGEDGEGIFISFILAGGPADLSGELRKGDQILSVNGVDLRNASHEQAAIALKNAGQTVTIIAQYKPEEYSRFEAKIHDLREQLMNSSLGSGTASLRSNPKRGFYIRALFDYDKTKDCGFLSQALSFRFGDVLHVIDASDEEWWQARRVHSDSETDDIGFIPSKRRVERREWSRLKAKDWGSSSGSQGREDSVLSYETVTQMEVHYARPIIILGPTKDRANDDLLSEFPDKFGSCVPHTTRPKREYEIDGRDYHFVSSREKMEKDIQAHKFIEAGQYNSHLYGTSVQSVREVAEQGKHCILDVSANAVRRLQAAHLHPIAIFIRPRSLENVLEINKRITEEQARKAFDRATKLEQEFTECFSAIVEGDSFEEIYHKVKRVIEDLSGPYIWVPARERL; this is encoded by the exons AAATACCGCTACCAAGATGAAGACACGCCCCCTCTGGAGCACAGCCCGGCCCACCTCCCCAACCAG GCCAATTCTCCCCCTGTGATTGTCAACACAGATACCCTAGAAGCCCCAGGATATG AGTTGCAGGTGAACGGGACCGAGGGGGAGATGGAATACGAGGAGATCACATTGGAAAGG GGTAACTCAGGTCTGGGCTTCAGCATCGCAGGTGGCACTGACAACCCACACATCGGTGACGATCCGTCCATTTTCATCACCAAGATCATTCCTGGTGGGGCTGCGGCCCAGGATGGCCGCCTCAG GGTCAACGACAGCATCCTGTTTGTAAATGAAGTGGACGTGCGTGAGGTGACCCACTCAGCAGCAGTGGAGGCCCTCAAAGAGGCAGGCTCCATCGTTCGCCTCTATGTCATGCGCCGGAAGCCCCCAGCTGAGAAGGTCATGGAGATCAAGCTCATCAAGGGGCCCAAAG GTCTTGGCTTCAGCATCGCAGGGGGCGTAGGGAACCAGCACATCCCAGGAGATAATAGCATCTATGTAACAAAGATCATCGAAGGGGGTGCTGCCCACAAGGATGGGAGGTTGCAGATCGGAGACAAGATCCTGGCG GTCAACAGTGTGGGGTTGGAGGACGTCATGCATGAAGATGCTGTGGCAGCCCTGAAGAACACGTATGATGTTGTCTACCTAAAGGTGGCCAAGCCCAGCAATGCCTACCTGAGTGACAGCTATGCTCCCCCAGACATCACAACCT CTTATTCCCAGCACCTGGACAATGAGATCAGTCACAGCAGCTACCTGGGCACCGACTACCCCACAGCCATGACCCCCACTTCCCCTCGGCGCTACTCCCCAGTGGCCAAAGACTTGCTCGGGGAGGAGGACATTCCCCGAGAACCGAGGCGAATCGTGATCCACCGGGGCTCCACGGGCCTAGGCTTCAATATCGTGGGTGGCGAGGACGGCGAAGGCATCTTCATCTCCTTTATTCTGGCCGGGGGCCCTGCAGACCTCAGTGGGGAGCTGCGGAAGGGGGACCAGATCCTGTCG GTCAATGGTGTTGACCTCCGAAACGCCAGCCATGAGCAGGCCGCAATTGCCCTGAAGAATGCGGGTCAGACGGTCACGATCATCGCTCAGTATAAACCAGAAG AGTACAGCCGATTTGAGGCCAAGATCCACGACCTTCGGGAGCAGCTCATGAACAGCAGCCTGGGCTCAGGGACGGCCTCCCTGCGGAGCAACCCCAAGAGGGGTTTCTACATCAG GGCCCTGTTTGATTACGACAAGACCAAGGACTGCGGCTTCCTCAGCCAGGCCCTGAGCTTCCGCTTTGGGGACGTGCTGCATGTCATCGATGCTAGCGATgaggagtggtggcaggcgcgGCGGGTCCACTCTGACAGTGAGACCGATGACATTGGCTTCATCCCCAGCAAACGGCG GGTTGAGCGACGAGAGTGGTCAAGGTtaaaggccaag GACTGGGGCTCCAGCTCTGGATCACAGG GTCGAGAAGACTCGGTTCTGAGCTACGAGACAGTGACGCAGATGGAAG TGCACTATGCTCGCCCCATCATCATCCTTGGGCCCACCAAGGACCGCGCCAATGATGATCTTCTCTCTGAGTTCCCCGACAAGTTTGGATCCTGTGTTCCCC ATACGACACGGCCCAAGCGGGAGTATGAGATAGATGGCCGGGATTACCACTTTGTGTCGTCCCGGGAGAAAATGGAGAAGGACATTCAGGCACACAAGTTCATTGAGGCCGGCCAGTACAACAGCCACCTCTATGGGACCAGCGTCCAGTCCGTGCGAGAGGTGGCAGAGCAG GGGAAGCACTGCATCCTCGATGTCTCGGCCAATGCCGTGCGGCGGCTGCAGGCGGCCCACCTGCACCCCATCGCCATCTTCATCCGCCCCCGCTCCCTGGAGAATGTGCT AGAGATTAATAAGCGGATCACAGAGGAGCAAGCCCGTAAAGCCTTCGACAGAGCCACCAAGCTGGAGCAGGAGTTCACAGAGTGCTTCTCAG CCATCGTGGAGGGTGACAGCTTTGAGGAGATCTACCACAAGGTGAAGCGCGTCATCGAGGACCTCTCAGGCCCCTACATCTGGGTTCCAGCCCGAGAGAGACTCTGA
- the DLG4 gene encoding disks large homolog 4 isoform X8 — protein sequence MDCLCIVTTKKYRYQDEDTPPLEHSPAHLPNQANSPPVIVNTDTLEAPGYELQVNGTEGEMEYEEITLERGNSGLGFSIAGGTDNPHIGDDPSIFITKIIPGGAAAQDGRLRVNDSILFVNEVDVREVTHSAAVEALKEAGSIVRLYVMRRKPPAEKVMEIKLIKGPKGLGFSIAGGVGNQHIPGDNSIYVTKIIEGGAAHKDGRLQIGDKILAVNSVGLEDVMHEDAVAALKNTYDVVYLKVAKPSNAYLSDSYAPPDITTSYSQHLDNEISHSSYLGTDYPTAMTPTSPRRYSPVAKDLLGEEDIPREPRRIVIHRGSTGLGFNIVGGEDGEGIFISFILAGGPADLSGELRKGDQILSVNGVDLRNASHEQAAIALKNAGQTVTIIAQYKPEEYSRFEAKIHDLREQLMNSSLGSGTASLRSNPKRGFYIRALFDYDKTKDCGFLSQALSFRFGDVLHVIDASDEEWWQARRVHSDSETDDIGFIPSKRRVERREWSRLKAKDWGSSSGSQGREDSVLSYETVTQMEVHYARPIIILGPTKDRANDDLLSEFPDKFGSCVPHTTRPKREYEIDGRDYHFVSSREKMEKDIQAHKFIEAGQYNSHLYGTSVQSVREVAEQGKHCILDVSANAVRRLQAAHLHPIAIFIRPRSLENVLEINKRITEEQARKAFDRATKLEQEFTECFSAIVEGDSFEEIYHKVKRVIEDLSGPYIWVPARERL from the exons AAATACCGCTACCAAGATGAAGACACGCCCCCTCTGGAGCACAGCCCGGCCCACCTCCCCAACCAG GCCAATTCTCCCCCTGTGATTGTCAACACAGATACCCTAGAAGCCCCAGGATATG AGTTGCAGGTGAACGGGACCGAGGGGGAGATGGAATACGAGGAGATCACATTGGAAAGG GGTAACTCAGGTCTGGGCTTCAGCATCGCAGGTGGCACTGACAACCCACACATCGGTGACGATCCGTCCATTTTCATCACCAAGATCATTCCTGGTGGGGCTGCGGCCCAGGATGGCCGCCTCAG GGTCAACGACAGCATCCTGTTTGTAAATGAAGTGGACGTGCGTGAGGTGACCCACTCAGCAGCAGTGGAGGCCCTCAAAGAGGCAGGCTCCATCGTTCGCCTCTATGTCATGCGCCGGAAGCCCCCAGCTGAGAAGGTCATGGAGATCAAGCTCATCAAGGGGCCCAAAG GTCTTGGCTTCAGCATCGCAGGGGGCGTAGGGAACCAGCACATCCCAGGAGATAATAGCATCTATGTAACAAAGATCATCGAAGGGGGTGCTGCCCACAAGGATGGGAGGTTGCAGATCGGAGACAAGATCCTGGCG GTCAACAGTGTGGGGTTGGAGGACGTCATGCATGAAGATGCTGTGGCAGCCCTGAAGAACACGTATGATGTTGTCTACCTAAAGGTGGCCAAGCCCAGCAATGCCTACCTGAGTGACAGCTATGCTCCCCCAGACATCACAACCT CTTATTCCCAGCACCTGGACAATGAGATCAGTCACAGCAGCTACCTGGGCACCGACTACCCCACAGCCATGACCCCCACTTCCCCTCGGCGCTACTCCCCAGTGGCCAAAGACTTGCTCGGGGAGGAGGACATTCCCCGAGAACCGAGGCGAATCGTGATCCACCGGGGCTCCACGGGCCTAGGCTTCAATATCGTGGGTGGCGAGGACGGCGAAGGCATCTTCATCTCCTTTATTCTGGCCGGGGGCCCTGCAGACCTCAGTGGGGAGCTGCGGAAGGGGGACCAGATCCTGTCG GTCAATGGTGTTGACCTCCGAAACGCCAGCCATGAGCAGGCCGCAATTGCCCTGAAGAATGCGGGTCAGACGGTCACGATCATCGCTCAGTATAAACCAGAAG AGTACAGCCGATTTGAGGCCAAGATCCACGACCTTCGGGAGCAGCTCATGAACAGCAGCCTGGGCTCAGGGACGGCCTCCCTGCGGAGCAACCCCAAGAGGGGTTTCTACATCAG GGCCCTGTTTGATTACGACAAGACCAAGGACTGCGGCTTCCTCAGCCAGGCCCTGAGCTTCCGCTTTGGGGACGTGCTGCATGTCATCGATGCTAGCGATgaggagtggtggcaggcgcgGCGGGTCCACTCTGACAGTGAGACCGATGACATTGGCTTCATCCCCAGCAAACGGCG GGTTGAGCGACGAGAGTGGTCAAGGTtaaaggccaag GACTGGGGCTCCAGCTCTGGATCACAGG GTCGAGAAGACTCGGTTCTGAGCTACGAGACAGTGACGCAGATGGAAG TGCACTATGCTCGCCCCATCATCATCCTTGGGCCCACCAAGGACCGCGCCAATGATGATCTTCTCTCTGAGTTCCCCGACAAGTTTGGATCCTGTGTTCCCC ATACGACACGGCCCAAGCGGGAGTATGAGATAGATGGCCGGGATTACCACTTTGTGTCGTCCCGGGAGAAAATGGAGAAGGACATTCAGGCACACAAGTTCATTGAGGCCGGCCAGTACAACAGCCACCTCTATGGGACCAGCGTCCAGTCCGTGCGAGAGGTGGCAGAGCAG GGGAAGCACTGCATCCTCGATGTCTCGGCCAATGCCGTGCGGCGGCTGCAGGCGGCCCACCTGCACCCCATCGCCATCTTCATCCGCCCCCGCTCCCTGGAGAATGTGCT AGAGATTAATAAGCGGATCACAGAGGAGCAAGCCCGTAAAGCCTTCGACAGAGCCACCAAGCTGGAGCAGGAGTTCACAGAGTGCTTCTCAG CCATCGTGGAGGGTGACAGCTTTGAGGAGATCTACCACAAGGTGAAGCGCGTCATCGAGGACCTCTCAGGCCCCTACATCTGGGTTCCAGCCCGAGAGAGACTCTGA
- the DLG4 gene encoding disks large homolog 4 isoform X9, with the protein MDCLCIVTTKKYRYQDEDTPPLEHSPAHLPNQANSPPVIVNTDTLEAPGYVNGTEGEMEYEEITLERGNSGLGFSIAGGTDNPHIGDDPSIFITKIIPGGAAAQDGRLRVNDSILFVNEVDVREVTHSAAVEALKEAGSIVRLYVMRRKPPAEKVMEIKLIKGPKGLGFSIAGGVGNQHIPGDNSIYVTKIIEGGAAHKDGRLQIGDKILAVNSVGLEDVMHEDAVAALKNTYDVVYLKVAKPSNAYLSDSYAPPDITTSYSQHLDNEISHSSYLGTDYPTAMTPTSPRRYSPVAKDLLGEEDIPREPRRIVIHRGSTGLGFNIVGGEDGEGIFISFILAGGPADLSGELRKGDQILSVNGVDLRNASHEQAAIALKNAGQTVTIIAQYKPEEYSRFEAKIHDLREQLMNSSLGSGTASLRSNPKRGFYIRALFDYDKTKDCGFLSQALSFRFGDVLHVIDASDEEWWQARRVHSDSETDDIGFIPSKRRVERREWSRLKAKDWGSSSGSQGREDSVLSYETVTQMEVHYARPIIILGPTKDRANDDLLSEFPDKFGSCVPHTTRPKREYEIDGRDYHFVSSREKMEKDIQAHKFIEAGQYNSHLYGTSVQSVREVAEQGKHCILDVSANAVRRLQAAHLHPIAIFIRPRSLENVLEINKRITEEQARKAFDRATKLEQEFTECFSAIVEGDSFEEIYHKVKRVIEDLSGPYIWVPARERL; encoded by the exons AAATACCGCTACCAAGATGAAGACACGCCCCCTCTGGAGCACAGCCCGGCCCACCTCCCCAACCAG GCCAATTCTCCCCCTGTGATTGTCAACACAGATACCCTAGAAGCCCCAGGATAT GTGAACGGGACCGAGGGGGAGATGGAATACGAGGAGATCACATTGGAAAGG GGTAACTCAGGTCTGGGCTTCAGCATCGCAGGTGGCACTGACAACCCACACATCGGTGACGATCCGTCCATTTTCATCACCAAGATCATTCCTGGTGGGGCTGCGGCCCAGGATGGCCGCCTCAG GGTCAACGACAGCATCCTGTTTGTAAATGAAGTGGACGTGCGTGAGGTGACCCACTCAGCAGCAGTGGAGGCCCTCAAAGAGGCAGGCTCCATCGTTCGCCTCTATGTCATGCGCCGGAAGCCCCCAGCTGAGAAGGTCATGGAGATCAAGCTCATCAAGGGGCCCAAAG GTCTTGGCTTCAGCATCGCAGGGGGCGTAGGGAACCAGCACATCCCAGGAGATAATAGCATCTATGTAACAAAGATCATCGAAGGGGGTGCTGCCCACAAGGATGGGAGGTTGCAGATCGGAGACAAGATCCTGGCG GTCAACAGTGTGGGGTTGGAGGACGTCATGCATGAAGATGCTGTGGCAGCCCTGAAGAACACGTATGATGTTGTCTACCTAAAGGTGGCCAAGCCCAGCAATGCCTACCTGAGTGACAGCTATGCTCCCCCAGACATCACAACCT CTTATTCCCAGCACCTGGACAATGAGATCAGTCACAGCAGCTACCTGGGCACCGACTACCCCACAGCCATGACCCCCACTTCCCCTCGGCGCTACTCCCCAGTGGCCAAAGACTTGCTCGGGGAGGAGGACATTCCCCGAGAACCGAGGCGAATCGTGATCCACCGGGGCTCCACGGGCCTAGGCTTCAATATCGTGGGTGGCGAGGACGGCGAAGGCATCTTCATCTCCTTTATTCTGGCCGGGGGCCCTGCAGACCTCAGTGGGGAGCTGCGGAAGGGGGACCAGATCCTGTCG GTCAATGGTGTTGACCTCCGAAACGCCAGCCATGAGCAGGCCGCAATTGCCCTGAAGAATGCGGGTCAGACGGTCACGATCATCGCTCAGTATAAACCAGAAG AGTACAGCCGATTTGAGGCCAAGATCCACGACCTTCGGGAGCAGCTCATGAACAGCAGCCTGGGCTCAGGGACGGCCTCCCTGCGGAGCAACCCCAAGAGGGGTTTCTACATCAG GGCCCTGTTTGATTACGACAAGACCAAGGACTGCGGCTTCCTCAGCCAGGCCCTGAGCTTCCGCTTTGGGGACGTGCTGCATGTCATCGATGCTAGCGATgaggagtggtggcaggcgcgGCGGGTCCACTCTGACAGTGAGACCGATGACATTGGCTTCATCCCCAGCAAACGGCG GGTTGAGCGACGAGAGTGGTCAAGGTtaaaggccaag GACTGGGGCTCCAGCTCTGGATCACAGG GTCGAGAAGACTCGGTTCTGAGCTACGAGACAGTGACGCAGATGGAAG TGCACTATGCTCGCCCCATCATCATCCTTGGGCCCACCAAGGACCGCGCCAATGATGATCTTCTCTCTGAGTTCCCCGACAAGTTTGGATCCTGTGTTCCCC ATACGACACGGCCCAAGCGGGAGTATGAGATAGATGGCCGGGATTACCACTTTGTGTCGTCCCGGGAGAAAATGGAGAAGGACATTCAGGCACACAAGTTCATTGAGGCCGGCCAGTACAACAGCCACCTCTATGGGACCAGCGTCCAGTCCGTGCGAGAGGTGGCAGAGCAG GGGAAGCACTGCATCCTCGATGTCTCGGCCAATGCCGTGCGGCGGCTGCAGGCGGCCCACCTGCACCCCATCGCCATCTTCATCCGCCCCCGCTCCCTGGAGAATGTGCT AGAGATTAATAAGCGGATCACAGAGGAGCAAGCCCGTAAAGCCTTCGACAGAGCCACCAAGCTGGAGCAGGAGTTCACAGAGTGCTTCTCAG CCATCGTGGAGGGTGACAGCTTTGAGGAGATCTACCACAAGGTGAAGCGCGTCATCGAGGACCTCTCAGGCCCCTACATCTGGGTTCCAGCCCGAGAGAGACTCTGA